One Picosynechococcus sp. PCC 7003 DNA segment encodes these proteins:
- a CDS encoding ParA family protein, with protein sequence MKKIAIVSRKGGVGKSTLTMNLAVVAGPSTIIDTDPQASCADWGDRRADDPPLVHTVPAGRVKVSLKRCQTDWLFVDTQPSAEASLIEIAQIADLCVVVLRPGQLELDALGATLAAIRAAQAQAVFCINQAHPQANLTELIDGLAAYYPVGPLIRSRADFPASVAEGRAVTEWNPDGKAAAEIKNYWLWLQEYLH encoded by the coding sequence ATGAAAAAAATTGCGATTGTCAGTCGAAAAGGGGGCGTCGGCAAATCCACATTAACAATGAATTTGGCTGTGGTGGCTGGGCCATCAACGATCATTGATACCGATCCCCAGGCAAGTTGTGCGGATTGGGGCGATCGCCGCGCCGATGATCCGCCGTTAGTCCATACCGTCCCCGCAGGTCGCGTCAAGGTTTCCCTCAAGCGCTGTCAGACCGACTGGCTGTTTGTGGATACCCAACCCAGTGCCGAGGCGAGTTTAATTGAAATTGCCCAAATTGCTGATCTCTGCGTGGTTGTGTTGCGGCCCGGCCAACTGGAACTCGATGCCCTAGGGGCGACCCTTGCAGCGATCCGAGCAGCCCAAGCCCAAGCCGTTTTTTGCATTAACCAAGCCCATCCCCAGGCGAATCTGACGGAGTTGATTGATGGGCTTGCAGCCTATTACCCCGTTGGGCCACTGATTCGCAGTCGGGCTGATTTTCCTGCTTCTGTCGCCGAGGGGCGTGCCGTCACAGAATGGAACCCGGATGGTAAAGCCGCAGCAGAAATTAAAAATTATTGGTTGTGGCTCCAGGAGTACCTACACTAA
- a CDS encoding ParB/RepB/Spo0J family partition protein, with the protein MARKKASLNLDRLNQRATADFTAEKAYENEVNQNLKLLVFEDILDRPGGDARPLNDKHVQELVDSILVLGLITPLTVDRHGHLLAGGHRREALYQIKLAHPDQYARLFPEGIPVRVVDIDAAADAVDALQIEIEENTQRKNFTVTEIREAAKKLETAGYKRLRGRPKTGEKSLKRELAKVFRLSEDRIQRILNDSAPKGRRTPTFSPESAIATVEKWSKQLADNEDLALGPIQGQLKKLLGELRKLPPSKP; encoded by the coding sequence ATGGCCCGGAAAAAAGCATCTCTCAATCTTGATCGACTTAACCAACGGGCGACGGCAGACTTCACCGCCGAGAAAGCCTACGAAAACGAAGTCAATCAGAACCTTAAACTTCTGGTGTTTGAGGATATTTTGGATCGGCCGGGGGGAGATGCCCGTCCCCTCAACGATAAACACGTCCAAGAATTAGTGGATTCAATTTTAGTGTTGGGCCTAATTACCCCCTTAACGGTGGATCGCCATGGCCATCTCCTGGCTGGAGGACATCGCCGGGAGGCCCTCTATCAGATTAAACTAGCCCACCCCGATCAATATGCCCGTTTATTTCCTGAAGGAATTCCGGTGCGGGTGGTGGATATTGATGCGGCGGCGGACGCTGTGGATGCCCTGCAAATTGAAATCGAAGAAAATACACAACGGAAAAATTTTACGGTCACGGAGATTCGGGAGGCGGCAAAAAAGTTAGAAACTGCCGGTTATAAACGCTTACGGGGCCGACCCAAGACGGGAGAAAAATCTCTGAAACGGGAGCTGGCCAAGGTTTTTCGGCTTTCTGAGGATCGAATTCAGCGCATCCTAAATGATTCTGCCCCAAAAGGTAGGCGTACACCTACCTTTTCACCGGAGTCGGCGATCGCCACCGTTGAGAAATGGTCAAAACAACTGGCAGATAATGAAGATCTGGCCCTAGGGCCAATCCAAGGGCAATTGAAAAAACTCCTGGGGGAACTGCGCAAACTACCACCGTCGAAACCTTAA
- a CDS encoding nucleoside deaminase translates to MYRQPPEICFRLPQWLQAYSSQYQPTPGDRRKMRFVVGAARENIIQKTGGPFGAGVFNIETGELIALGVNLVTSENLSFLHAEMVAMAIAQRKFKQYNLSAQNLPTLELVTSTEPCAMCLGGIHWSGLKRVVSGARGADAEAIGFNEGPKPQNWQTALEQRGITVKTEVELALAQGVLQFYQKQQGPIYNA, encoded by the coding sequence ATGTATCGTCAACCGCCAGAAATTTGTTTTCGTTTGCCCCAATGGTTGCAGGCATACAGCAGCCAATATCAACCGACCCCAGGCGATCGCCGAAAAATGCGGTTTGTGGTGGGGGCCGCCCGGGAAAATATTATTCAAAAAACAGGGGGGCCTTTTGGAGCGGGTGTTTTTAACATTGAAACTGGAGAATTGATCGCTCTCGGAGTGAACTTAGTGACTAGCGAAAATTTATCGTTTCTCCACGCGGAGATGGTGGCAATGGCGATCGCCCAACGCAAATTTAAGCAATACAATCTCAGTGCTCAAAATTTACCTACCCTGGAATTGGTCACCAGCACCGAACCCTGTGCGATGTGTTTGGGGGGAATCCATTGGTCTGGCTTAAAGCGCGTGGTCAGTGGGGCTAGAGGCGCTGATGCGGAGGCCATTGGTTTTAACGAAGGGCCAAAACCCCAGAATTGGCAAACGGCCCTCGAACAGCGCGGCATTACGGTGAAAACAGAAGTCGAGCTGGCTTTAGCCCAAGGAGTTTTGCAATTTTATCAAAAGCAACAGGGGCCAATTTATAATGCCTAG
- a CDS encoding 2'-5' RNA ligase family protein: MAQSLFFVALLLSPDLGAIASGWQHYCVERFQTKKALNSPPHITLQPPFQFPAEDIDHLENFLQTFAQMQMGFSIQLTGFNCFAPRVIYIEVQLTPQLQDCQSQLKTAFGTQLNIQNQRYGDHPFCPHVTIAFKDLSRANFDRAWAFFRERPLNHRFTTGGLSLLQHNGRHWQVRANFSLRHPA, translated from the coding sequence ATGGCTCAATCATTATTTTTCGTGGCGCTGTTACTGTCACCCGATCTCGGGGCGATCGCCTCTGGCTGGCAACATTATTGCGTTGAGCGATTCCAAACTAAAAAGGCTCTCAATTCGCCGCCCCACATCACCTTGCAACCGCCCTTTCAATTTCCAGCTGAGGACATTGATCACCTCGAAAACTTTCTCCAAACCTTTGCCCAGATGCAAATGGGTTTCTCGATTCAGTTGACGGGTTTTAATTGCTTTGCGCCGCGCGTGATTTATATCGAGGTTCAACTTACGCCCCAACTCCAAGACTGCCAATCCCAATTAAAAACAGCTTTTGGGACACAGTTAAATATTCAAAACCAACGTTACGGCGATCACCCTTTTTGTCCCCATGTGACCATCGCCTTTAAGGATTTAAGTCGTGCTAATTTTGACCGAGCTTGGGCCTTCTTTCGGGAGCGTCCCTTAAACCATCGCTTTACTACTGGGGGTTTAAGTTTGCTGCAACACAATGGCCGCCATTGGCAAGTCCGGGCGAATTTTTCGTTGCGTCACCCGGCCTAG
- a CDS encoding DEAD/DEAH box helicase produces the protein MQKVNGQYFYSPSDLTRFMESPFTAWLDRFSLEYPERSPAKDPEDPLMGILREKGYAVEAALEKEFRQQGLTIVKIEGQSLAEKQTHTRKAIAAIVADYEQGQLPETSPAIVDFLTRAKPRFTPEYSGPEQTKAIAPSRDPQERLKQVINAVRHLDCSYLTIQGPPGAGKSYTGKHIIAELVKTGARIGITSNSHKAINNLLLSTAQHCHAQGIKATFTCAKIPEQEAARFADYNVTQITNTQLINHVQPSCVLGTTAWGFSRAEMADQLDYLFIDEAGQVSVANLVAMGRSAKNLVLMGDQMQLGQPSQASHPADSGLSCLDYLLGDQATIQADQGVFLGMTYRMHPHINHVISEHIYDGELDAHQHNDQRRLSLVANDDIDISQKEAGIIFVPVEHQGNSQASPEKVATIQSLVQSLLGRTFYTGQSEQPQRPIDWDDMLFVAPYNHQVQKLSQALGDRHSLRACGNFSPGPRHSPGNLSRSSLGANRYH, from the coding sequence ATGCAGAAAGTAAACGGTCAATACTTCTACTCTCCTTCTGATTTAACCCGCTTTATGGAAAGTCCCTTTACCGCTTGGTTAGACCGATTTAGCTTGGAATATCCTGAGCGATCGCCCGCCAAAGATCCAGAAGATCCCCTAATGGGCATTCTGCGGGAAAAAGGCTATGCCGTGGAAGCTGCCCTAGAAAAGGAATTTCGGCAACAAGGTCTCACAATCGTCAAAATCGAGGGTCAATCTCTCGCAGAGAAACAGACTCACACCCGTAAGGCGATCGCCGCCATAGTGGCAGATTATGAACAAGGTCAACTGCCAGAAACTTCGCCCGCCATTGTTGATTTTCTAACCCGTGCTAAACCCCGCTTCACACCAGAATATTCTGGGCCAGAGCAAACGAAGGCGATCGCTCCTAGCCGTGATCCCCAAGAGCGATTGAAGCAGGTCATTAATGCTGTACGCCACCTAGATTGCAGCTACCTGACGATTCAAGGCCCACCGGGAGCCGGTAAATCTTACACAGGCAAACATATCATTGCTGAACTGGTGAAGACTGGTGCCCGGATAGGGATTACCAGTAATAGCCATAAAGCGATTAATAATCTGCTGTTGAGTACTGCCCAACATTGCCATGCACAAGGCATCAAGGCGACCTTTACCTGTGCCAAAATTCCCGAACAAGAAGCAGCCCGCTTTGCCGACTACAACGTTACTCAGATCACAAATACCCAATTAATAAACCACGTTCAGCCTAGCTGTGTTCTGGGTACGACGGCCTGGGGCTTTAGCCGTGCTGAGATGGCAGATCAACTGGATTACCTTTTCATTGATGAAGCAGGCCAAGTATCTGTGGCCAATCTTGTCGCCATGGGCCGGAGTGCGAAAAACCTCGTTTTAATGGGTGACCAAATGCAGTTGGGACAACCCTCCCAAGCATCTCATCCGGCAGATAGTGGTCTTTCCTGCCTCGACTATCTCCTGGGAGATCAGGCCACGATTCAGGCTGACCAGGGCGTATTTTTAGGGATGACCTATCGGATGCACCCCCATATCAATCATGTGATTAGTGAACATATCTATGACGGCGAATTAGATGCCCATCAGCACAACGATCAACGTCGCCTTAGCCTTGTCGCCAATGACGACATTGATATTTCTCAAAAAGAAGCCGGTATTATCTTCGTCCCGGTAGAACATCAGGGCAATAGTCAGGCTTCACCGGAGAAAGTTGCAACCATTCAAAGCCTTGTGCAGTCGCTGCTGGGACGCACCTTTTACACCGGTCAGTCAGAGCAGCCACAGCGGCCCATTGACTGGGACGATATGTTGTTTGTTGCGCCCTACAATCATCAAGTGCAAAAACTAAGCCAAGCCCTTGGCGATCGCCACTCTCTTAGAGCTTGCGGCAACTTCTCCCCAGGCCCGCGCCACTCTCCAGGAAATTTGTCCAGATCATCCCTTGGTGCAAACAGATACCATTAG
- a CDS encoding pentapeptide repeat-containing protein: protein MKRFVRTVVQSLDTLIFWHRTAPFRPTFSKERLNNAQFKQAIQRDRRDFSRVVFVGVDFSQYSLQGFVFYQADFRLSNLSAPGTNLAGAELTGALLQNVNLAGANLENAILCHANLEGANLANCNLKDANLTAANLSNALLNQAQLTGVILVQAKAQGANLKEIQGQGLNAHGADLRGVNLSQSILNAAVFSQAQLGAANIAHSQLQNSNFAEIQAPQLNGVGCDLSGAELQEANLQGANLQDAVLKRTMLQQSNLAGSQWARADLTHATLSGANLSGCVFDNANLNGANLAKAAMKETNLNHAYCAGINGAGANLAGSNLANADLRDANLQGANLSRVNCAWADLRGANLLGIQSTDLNLENADLTEASISGLDNIAAMTWLPKEYTVQSSN from the coding sequence ATGAAACGTTTTGTTCGTACCGTTGTCCAGAGCCTCGATACCTTGATCTTCTGGCACCGCACTGCTCCTTTTCGCCCGACTTTCTCTAAAGAACGCCTCAATAATGCCCAGTTTAAACAAGCCATCCAACGAGATCGCCGTGATTTCAGCCGTGTTGTTTTTGTGGGAGTCGACTTTAGCCAATATTCCCTCCAGGGATTTGTGTTCTACCAAGCCGATTTTCGCCTGTCTAACCTATCTGCCCCAGGGACGAACTTAGCCGGCGCTGAATTAACGGGGGCCCTTTTGCAGAATGTGAACTTAGCTGGGGCTAACCTAGAGAATGCCATTCTGTGCCATGCCAACCTTGAGGGGGCTAACCTGGCCAACTGTAACCTCAAAGATGCGAATCTAACCGCCGCAAACTTAAGCAATGCCCTCCTCAATCAAGCCCAACTCACAGGAGTGATTCTTGTACAGGCCAAGGCCCAGGGCGCTAATTTAAAAGAAATCCAAGGCCAGGGTCTCAATGCCCATGGTGCTGATTTACGAGGCGTGAATTTAAGCCAAAGTATTCTCAATGCCGCTGTGTTTAGCCAGGCACAATTGGGCGCAGCAAATATTGCCCATAGCCAATTGCAAAATAGCAATTTTGCCGAAATCCAAGCCCCTCAACTCAATGGCGTCGGCTGTGATTTATCGGGGGCTGAATTGCAAGAAGCCAACTTACAAGGGGCCAATCTCCAGGATGCCGTGTTAAAGCGCACCATGTTGCAGCAGTCCAATTTAGCCGGGAGCCAGTGGGCCCGGGCCGATTTGACCCATGCCACCCTCAGTGGAGCAAACCTCAGCGGTTGTGTCTTTGATAATGCCAATTTAAATGGGGCGAATTTAGCAAAAGCCGCTATGAAAGAAACCAACCTAAACCATGCCTACTGCGCGGGGATCAATGGTGCAGGTGCGAACTTAGCCGGGAGTAACCTCGCTAATGCAGACTTGCGGGATGCTAATCTTCAGGGAGCAAATTTGAGCCGTGTGAACTGTGCCTGGGCAGATTTGCGGGGTGCAAATTTGTTGGGGATCCAAAGCACTGACTTAAATTTAGAAAATGCTGATTTAACAGAGGCTAGCATCTCTGGCTTGGACAACATAGCGGCAATGACCTGGTTACCAAAAGAATATACAGTGCAGTCTTCAAACTGA
- a CDS encoding GNAT family N-acetyltransferase, which yields MTPYTVDVGVLSSDILKGLPRYPLLPATLLGRLAVDQDCRGQGFGELLLIDALRRAWEASQSIGSLVIVVEALNEKAQRFYLKYGFIPFIQSPKTLYLPMKSIEALF from the coding sequence ATGACCCCTTATACGGTTGATGTGGGTGTTCTGAGTTCAGATATCTTGAAGGGCTTACCCCGTTATCCCCTCCTACCAGCAACGCTTTTGGGAAGGTTGGCGGTAGATCAAGACTGCCGAGGTCAGGGTTTTGGGGAGCTGTTATTGATTGATGCTTTACGTCGGGCCTGGGAAGCTTCCCAGTCTATTGGGTCTTTAGTCATTGTAGTGGAAGCATTAAATGAGAAAGCACAGCGTTTTTATTTGAAATATGGCTTTATTCCGTTTATTCAGTCTCCAAAGACGCTTTATCTACCAATGAAGTCGATTGAAGCTCTTTTTTGA
- a CDS encoding DUF1778 domain-containing protein, producing the protein MKPASKAKNLARLEARLSPEVKALMQKAADIEGRSLTDFVVTSAQAAAYAVIERHNTLKLTLEDSEALANALLQPPEPNATLKQAAVRYQEEIAVHGA; encoded by the coding sequence ATGAAACCCGCTTCCAAAGCTAAAAATCTTGCTCGCTTAGAAGCCCGCCTCAGTCCAGAGGTAAAAGCTCTCATGCAAAAAGCCGCTGACATCGAAGGGCGATCGCTAACAGATTTTGTCGTGACCAGTGCCCAAGCCGCAGCCTACGCAGTGATTGAACGCCATAACACTTTGAAATTGACTTTGGAAGACAGTGAAGCCTTGGCAAATGCGCTATTACAGCCACCAGAACCAAATGCCACACTGAAACAAGCGGCAGTCCGCTACCAAGAAGAAATTGCAGTTCATGGTGCTTAG
- a CDS encoding CHAT domain-containing protein yields the protein MSKTEYEQTLDANLDEWTIDELAEYLEENCEEAELELIFRAIELLQDCLLNSFEFASELHLSETLLRLSQKEIHDIFQLIFNDLEPSVETVEAINAAVVGESPEMLPDVEIETVQQWLRLKLAVVFEVFRVPLILQDFEEERIKSPEDWAEIQWDIAYEYFDNLDQNKREIIERVIHHYQKALVIYVKEAYPEQWATIYHSLAHAYWKRIEGDRRENLELAIYYCQQALTVRKKEADPENWAMTEHGLAHVYSDRIEGGRRENLELAIYHYQQALTVRTKEAFPEDWAKTQGNLANAYSDRIEGDRRENIEQAIYHYQQALTVYTKEADPENWAKTQGNLTKAYANRMEEEIRENFELAIYHSRQALTVYTKEVYPEDWAKAQNNLASTYSDRIEGERRQNIERAIYHYQQALIVRTKEGYPHACLSTNSLLGDLYVQEENWQRVIKTYRTAIECIELLSSWATDDDYKQQIMAENITVYDNIIQACVALGRYDEAIAYAERGRSRRLVELIASNDLYANAEIPPEIQDYLTRYEAVERQLHNLLQEDSSDGSIGERGLGRFRQTTLTPAEREAKTAEIQALQAEKQTLWREIRRFDPVIAQQIQVEAISFEEIAALLPNLQSAILSIYNTGAETHIFVIRHPATSPTKSGLFSLFQQPKQPEPIVTLHSCPDLTFGRLEELLTEQWLIPYQEDNSHWCQAMGQNLQNIAQALHLEQLIQDHLNGIQELIIIPHLGFHHIPFAALPIGDAEETVTHPEPELDNTRIKIKSKTRVQTIQNLLHEEYLGDLFQIRVLPSCQILKYCHDRPPLPQTNYGIVENTQEDLKFTHIEANRLKQLEPVLPKNHLKGRAETTVHNYQALLTRVENVHSSHHAKSDLNNPRESALELGDGKFSLGSLMLKRYPNLNHVFLSCCETNLGKSELTDDLLTLGTGFLCAGARTVISSLWAVDDLATAIFSSYYYEALKQTQQPAFALQQAQQRLRKATYTELLAEFPTAQEALIERKKKNPGSSYPFIDPYYWSGFICQGV from the coding sequence ATGTCAAAAACAGAGTACGAACAAACCCTCGATGCCAATCTGGATGAGTGGACGATTGATGAGCTGGCTGAGTATCTGGAGGAGAACTGCGAGGAGGCGGAGTTAGAGCTGATTTTTCGGGCAATTGAGTTGCTCCAGGACTGTCTCCTCAATTCCTTTGAGTTTGCGTCGGAGCTTCACCTCAGCGAAACGCTATTAAGGCTGAGCCAAAAGGAAATCCATGACATTTTTCAGTTGATTTTTAATGACCTGGAGCCATCGGTAGAAACCGTCGAGGCAATCAATGCAGCAGTAGTCGGAGAGTCACCAGAGATGCTGCCGGATGTGGAAATTGAGACGGTACAGCAGTGGCTCAGGCTCAAGCTGGCGGTGGTCTTTGAGGTTTTTCGAGTGCCCTTGATCTTGCAAGATTTTGAAGAGGAGAGGATCAAATCACCGGAGGACTGGGCAGAGATCCAGTGGGATATCGCTTATGAATATTTTGATAATCTCGATCAAAACAAACGAGAAATCATAGAAAGAGTGATTCACCATTACCAGAAAGCCTTAGTTATTTATGTAAAAGAAGCGTATCCAGAACAATGGGCAACAATTTACCATAGCCTTGCTCATGCCTACTGGAAGCGAATCGAGGGAGATAGAAGAGAAAATCTTGAACTGGCCATATACTACTGCCAACAAGCCTTAACAGTGAGGAAAAAAGAAGCTGATCCAGAGAATTGGGCAATGACCGAGCATGGCTTGGCTCATGTTTACAGTGACCGGATAGAGGGTGGTAGGAGAGAAAATCTTGAATTGGCTATTTACCACTATCAACAAGCTTTAACAGTGAGGACAAAAGAAGCCTTTCCAGAAGATTGGGCAAAAACCCAGGGTAATCTTGCTAATGCCTACAGTGACCGGATAGAGGGTGATAGACGGGAGAATATTGAGCAAGCCATTTACCACTATCAGCAAGCCCTAACAGTTTATACAAAAGAAGCTGATCCAGAGAATTGGGCGAAGACCCAGGGGAACTTGACAAAGGCCTATGCAAACCGAATGGAGGAAGAGATAAGAGAGAACTTTGAATTGGCTATTTACCACTCCCGACAAGCCTTAACGGTTTATACAAAAGAAGTCTATCCAGAGGATTGGGCAAAGGCCCAGAATAACCTCGCTAGTACCTACAGTGACCGGATAGAGGGGGAGAGGCGGCAGAACATTGAACGCGCTATCTATCACTACCAACAAGCCTTAATCGTGAGGACAAAAGAGGGTTACCCTCATGCTTGTTTAAGCACTAATTCTTTATTAGGTGATTTGTATGTACAAGAAGAAAACTGGCAGAGGGTAATTAAAACATATCGAACAGCGATTGAATGCATTGAACTGCTAAGCAGTTGGGCGACCGATGATGACTATAAACAGCAAATCATGGCCGAAAATATCACAGTCTATGACAACATCATTCAAGCCTGTGTTGCCCTGGGCAGATATGACGAAGCAATAGCCTATGCTGAACGGGGCCGCAGTCGTCGCCTGGTGGAACTGATCGCCAGCAATGACCTCTATGCCAATGCCGAAATCCCTCCAGAAATTCAGGACTATCTCACCCGCTACGAAGCCGTCGAACGACAACTCCATAACCTCCTGCAAGAAGATTCAAGCGATGGAAGCATTGGCGAACGAGGCTTAGGCCGATTTCGCCAAACCACCCTTACCCCAGCAGAACGGGAAGCGAAAACCGCAGAAATTCAAGCCCTACAGGCCGAAAAACAAACCCTCTGGCGGGAAATTCGCCGCTTTGATCCCGTCATCGCCCAACAAATTCAGGTAGAGGCGATCTCCTTTGAAGAAATTGCCGCCCTGCTACCTAACCTCCAGAGCGCCATCCTCAGCATCTACAACACTGGCGCTGAAACCCATATTTTTGTCATTCGCCACCCGGCAACTTCTCCGACAAAATCTGGCTTATTTTCGCTTTTTCAGCAACCGAAGCAACCCGAGCCTATAGTGACCCTCCACAGTTGCCCAGACCTGACCTTTGGTCGGCTTGAGGAACTGCTCACAGAACAATGGTTAATTCCCTACCAAGAGGATAATTCACACTGGTGCCAGGCAATGGGACAAAACCTGCAAAATATCGCCCAAGCCCTCCACTTAGAGCAACTAATCCAAGACCACCTCAACGGTATTCAGGAGCTGATCATCATTCCCCATCTGGGTTTTCATCACATTCCCTTTGCTGCCCTACCTATTGGCGACGCCGAAGAGACAGTAACCCACCCGGAACCAGAGTTAGACAATACCCGCATCAAGATCAAATCCAAGACCAGAGTACAAACCATTCAGAATCTCCTCCACGAGGAATACCTGGGTGATCTGTTCCAAATTCGAGTGCTGCCCAGTTGCCAGATCCTGAAATATTGCCATGACCGCCCCCCACTGCCCCAAACTAACTATGGCATCGTTGAAAATACCCAGGAGGATTTGAAATTTACCCACATCGAAGCCAATCGCCTGAAACAGTTAGAGCCAGTGCTCCCCAAAAATCACCTCAAGGGCAGAGCAGAGACAACCGTCCATAATTACCAAGCCCTTTTGACACGGGTCGAAAATGTTCACTCCTCCCACCATGCCAAATCAGACCTCAACAATCCAAGGGAATCGGCCCTGGAATTAGGGGATGGAAAATTCAGCCTAGGGAGCCTAATGCTGAAGCGTTACCCGAACTTGAACCATGTATTCCTGTCTTGCTGTGAAACGAACCTGGGCAAATCCGAGCTGACCGATGACCTACTCACCCTGGGGACAGGCTTCCTCTGTGCTGGAGCAAGAACAGTAATTTCTTCCCTGTGGGCAGTGGATGACCTAGCAACGGCAATTTTCAGCAGCTACTACTATGAAGCCTTGAAACAGACCCAGCAACCAGCTTTCGCCCTTCAACAAGCACAACAACGTCTGAGAAAAGCTACCTATACAGAATTGTTAGCCGAATTTCCGACTGCCCAGGAAGCTCTTATTGAGCGAAAAAAGAAAAACCCTGGTTCTTCCTACCCGTTCATTGATCCCTACTACTGGAGTGGTTTTATCTGTCAGGGGGTGTAG
- a CDS encoding ATP-binding protein, whose product MLTQSSKGWLAISTEGFAAMNAARPPEHLVKELVQNALDSIAEGEPGQIILNYGYVQNKFFVECRDNGSGIESLSDLRVVYLTHKTDSHLKRGRFGRGFKEALCVADYALVQSQGQQIEFLYDGQERITREGISPLQPGTLVKMQMAWPPETKLKLDGYFQQFIIPEQIQFRLNGVALTQRPVQHSVGTSLTTEVYDHQAQSWKKPSRKTAIHLIPAQANETPTIYEMGIPVAPVEWTMPFHCNIQQRVPMNPNRDAVATGYPLKLHVAYLPILLESMDSETVRQDWVGNAGKKCDQTVKQQIITKAFGENIARSVPKMGARQFDEDARELGVEIVKTSQTSGGFREMLKELVPTAREIVQKDEVQKAAEATASGFVPAQPLPERDPRQMWIERQGGIDHVNRCLDFAVWFCQQLLDSYPFPLQRVTGKVAVNPEGRQRFVAHWSSENVLTLALDYDELWRNPLGPESLEVFIHEAAHALNMHHGEDFRREVERLAGVAAHVMLIQNQFIHGQYHQLLRVY is encoded by the coding sequence ATGCTGACCCAATCATCCAAAGGCTGGCTTGCCATCAGTACCGAAGGCTTTGCCGCTATGAACGCTGCTCGCCCCCCAGAACATCTTGTCAAAGAATTAGTACAAAACGCCTTGGATTCCATTGCCGAGGGAGAGCCTGGCCAAATTATCCTTAACTATGGCTATGTTCAAAATAAATTTTTTGTTGAATGCCGGGATAATGGCAGCGGCATCGAATCCTTATCGGATCTTCGGGTTGTGTATCTAACCCATAAAACCGACAGTCATCTAAAGCGGGGTCGCTTTGGCCGGGGTTTTAAAGAAGCCCTCTGTGTCGCTGACTATGCCCTTGTCCAAAGCCAGGGTCAGCAAATTGAATTTCTCTATGATGGTCAAGAGCGCATCACCCGGGAGGGGATCAGTCCCTTGCAACCAGGAACCTTGGTGAAGATGCAGATGGCTTGGCCCCCTGAAACAAAGCTTAAGCTCGACGGCTATTTTCAGCAATTTATCATTCCAGAGCAAATCCAGTTCCGCCTGAATGGAGTTGCCCTCACCCAACGCCCTGTCCAACATAGCGTTGGAACATCCTTGACCACCGAGGTGTATGACCACCAAGCCCAGAGCTGGAAAAAACCGAGCCGTAAAACTGCAATCCACTTAATCCCTGCCCAGGCGAATGAGACGCCGACCATTTACGAAATGGGTATTCCTGTAGCGCCAGTGGAGTGGACTATGCCATTCCATTGCAATATCCAGCAGCGGGTGCCGATGAATCCTAACCGTGACGCCGTGGCGACGGGTTATCCCCTGAAGCTCCACGTGGCTTATTTACCAATCTTGTTAGAAAGTATGGACTCTGAAACGGTGCGCCAAGACTGGGTGGGTAATGCCGGGAAAAAATGTGACCAGACAGTAAAACAACAAATCATTACCAAAGCCTTTGGGGAGAATATTGCCCGTTCCGTGCCGAAAATGGGTGCGCGTCAATTTGATGAAGATGCCCGGGAGCTGGGGGTTGAGATTGTTAAAACCAGTCAAACCAGCGGTGGTTTTCGGGAGATGCTGAAGGAATTAGTCCCCACTGCCCGGGAAATCGTCCAAAAGGATGAAGTCCAAAAGGCTGCTGAAGCAACAGCGAGTGGATTTGTGCCAGCCCAGCCACTACCGGAACGGGATCCTCGGCAGATGTGGATTGAGCGGCAAGGGGGCATCGACCATGTAAATCGCTGTTTAGATTTTGCGGTGTGGTTTTGTCAGCAGCTGCTGGATAGTTATCCCTTTCCTCTACAACGAGTAACAGGGAAGGTGGCAGTAAATCCTGAGGGCCGCCAGCGGTTTGTCGCCCACTGGAGCAGTGAGAACGTGTTAACTTTGGCTTTAGACTATGACGAGCTATGGCGTAATCCTTTGGGGCCAGAGTCTTTGGAGGTTTTTATCCATGAGGCAGCCCATGCGCTGAATATGCACCATGGTGAAGACTTTCGGCGGGAAGTAGAGCGCTTAGCCGGAGTCGCAGCCCACGTGATGCTAATACAAAATCAGTTTATTCATGGACAGTATCATCAGCTTCTCCGGGTTTATTGA